A genomic segment from Pirellulales bacterium encodes:
- a CDS encoding metallophosphoesterase: MLLAWLTDIHLNFLEAEEVRQFLGQVRSAGPDAVLLTGDISDAADVVPRLARLDDAIGRPIFFVLGNHDFYGGSIHGVRDAVRQLCRERPNLRYLTGGEPIELIPGTGLIGNDGWADARFGDYEHSFVMMNDYKLIA; this comes from the coding sequence ATGCTTCTGGCCTGGCTCACTGATATTCATTTGAACTTTCTCGAAGCCGAGGAAGTTAGACAGTTCCTCGGCCAGGTGCGTTCCGCGGGGCCGGATGCCGTGCTGTTGACGGGCGATATCTCGGATGCCGCCGATGTCGTGCCTCGGCTCGCGCGGCTCGACGACGCCATCGGGCGGCCAATCTTCTTCGTGCTCGGGAATCACGATTTCTACGGCGGCTCGATCCACGGCGTGCGCGACGCGGTGCGCCAGCTTTGCCGCGAGCGGCCGAATTTGCGCTATCTGACCGGCGGGGAGCCGATCGAGCTTATTCCCGGCACAGGACTCATCGGCAACGACGGCTGGGCCGACGCGCGCTTCGGCGACTACGAGCACTCGTTCGTCATGATGAACGACTACAAGCTGATCGC